Genomic window (Granulicella arctica):
CATCCTCAACGTGCAGCGCCAGCCGGGCGGTAACACCATCTCGGTCGTCAAGAGCATCAAAAAGCTCTTGCCGCAGCTTGAAGCGAACCTGCCTAAAGGTATCCAGGTCACGACTCTTACTGACTTGACCACGCCTATCCAGGCCTCCGTCTCGGACGTCGAATTTGAACTGATGCTGACCATCGGTCTCGTCGTCATGGTCATCTTCCTCTTCCTGCGAAACCTCTACGCAACCATCATCCCCTCGGTCGCCGTTCCGCTCTCGCTCGTCGGCACCTTCGCCGCGATGTATGCCCTCGGCTACTCGCTCGACAACCTCTCCCTCATGGCACTCACCATCTCAACCGGCTTCGTCGTGGACGACGCCATCGTCATGGTCGAGAACATCTCGCGCTACCTGGAAGAGGGATACCCGCCGATGGAGGCTGCCCTCAAGGGTGCCGAACAGATCGGCTTTACTATCCTCTCGCTCACCGTCTCGCTGATCGCCGTACTGATCCCCCTGCTCTTCATGGGCGATGTGGTCGGCCGACTCTTCCGCGAGTTCGCTGTCACCCTCGCCGTCACCATCATCGTCTCGGCGGTCGTCTCCCTCACGCTGACGCCGATGATGGCCTCACGCATCCTCAAGCATGATCCGAAGGCCCAGGAGGGCCGCTTCTACAAGGCCTCGGAGCGGGTCTTCGAGAGCGCCATTGCCTTCTACGGTCGCACTCTCAAGGTCGTCCTCCGCTTCCAGACCATCACCCTTCTGGTCGCGCTCGCCACCCTCGGGCTCACCATCTTTCTCTACATCATCATCCCCAAGGGCTTCTTCCCCGTACAGGACACCGGCGTCATTCAAGGCATCAGCCAGGCCTCCCAGACCATTGGTTCAAAGGCCATGGCGCAGAAGCAGCAGGAGCTTGCCCGCATCATCCTGCAGGACCCCGCTGTCGAAAGTCTGTCCTCCTTCATCGGTGCCGACGGCACCAACACCACCATCAACAGTGGTCGGATGGCGATCAATCTCAAGCCGCTGGAGCAGCGCGATCTCAACGCCTCCGATGTAATTCGCCGCCTGCAGACCAAGCTCGTCAATGTACAGGATATTCAGCTCTTCATGCAGCCGGTGCAGAACATCACGGTCGACGACCGTATCAGCCGCACACAATATCAGTACACCCTTGAAGATCCTGACCAGGCTGAACTGAATCTTTGGACCGATCGCTTCGTCGAAAAATTGAAGAAGCTGCCCGGATTGGAAGACGTCGCTACCGACCAGCAGAACGGCGGTCTCGCTGTTTCGCTCGTGATCGATCGCGCCACCGCCTCACGCCTTGGGATCGCGCCGACCACGATCGACAATACGCTCTACGACGCCTTCGGCCAGCGCCAGGTCAACACGATGTACACGCAGCTCAACCAGTATCACGTCATCCTCGAAGCCGAGCCACAGTTCCAGCTCGATCCCGAGAAGTTGAGCCACATCTATATACAGTCGAACGCTGCCGCCGGTACCTCAGGCGCCGCAGCCTCATCGTCCTCCGGTCGTGGGTCTACCTCCGCCGGATCGAACGCACTGGCGGGAGCGGCGGTCTACACCCCCTCCTCGAACGTCTTCAACCCACCCGCGAACGCCCTGCTCTCGAGCGCCAACTCGACCGCTCGCGGCTCGACCTCTGCCGGAACCAGTGCTTCGAACATCAGCAGCCGCGTACCGCTCAGCGCCTTCTCGCACTTTGAGACCACCACGGAACCACTCACGATTACCCACCAGGGTCAGTTCCCTGCCATCACCGTCTCCTTCAATCTCGCCCCCGGTGGGTCGCTCGGTGCTGCCATCGATTCGATCACCAAGGTCCAGAAGGACATGAACATGCCGGCGAGTATCCAGGCGGACTTCGAAGGCACCGCAGCCTCCTTCCGCAACTCGCTGTCGAATGAGCCACTGCTTATCCTCGCCGCCCTCGTCACCGTCTACATCGTCCTCGGCGTCCTCTACGAGAGCTTCATCCACCCCATCACCATTCTCTCGACCCTACCCTCAGCCGGAGTCGGCGCGTTCCTCTCGCTCATCATCTTCCACCAGGACCTGAGTGTGGTGGCGATCATCGGCATTGTGCTGCTGATCGGTATCGTTAAGAAGAACGGCATCATGATGGTGGACTTCGCCCTCGAAGCCGAGCGGAACCACGGAAAGACCTCGACTGAAGCCATCTACGAGGCTTGCCTTCTCCGCTTCCGGCCGATCATGATGACCACCATGGCAGCGCTCCTTGGCGGTCTGCCGCTGGCCTTCGGCTCTGGTATCGGCTCCGAACTGCGGCGTCCCCTCGGCATCTCGATGGTTGGCGGCCTGCTTCTCAGCCAGGTACTTACCCTCTACACCACACCCGTCATCTACATCTTCTTTGACAACCTTGCTCAGCGCTTCTCCGGCAAGCCGTCTCATCCGAAGACTGGCAATGAGCCGGTCAACGCACCGGCAGACTCCTCCACCGCAGGCCCGGCGCACGCATGAGTATCTCGACCCCATTCATCCATCGCCCGGTAGCGACGACGCTGCTGACGGTGGCGATTGCCATCGCAGGCGGCATCGCCTTCCAGGTCCTGCCAGTCTCGCCGCTGCCGCAGGTCGACTTCCCAACCATCTCGGTCAACGCCAGCCTGCCCGGAGCCAGCGCCGAGATCATGGCTTCGTCCGTCGCTACGCCCCTCGAGCGCCAGTTCGGCCACATCGCCGGTGTCACCGAGATGACCTCCGCCAGCTCGCTTGGCACGACCTCGGTCACCATCCAGTTCGATCTCAGTCGCAACATCGACGGTGCCGCGCGTGACGTCGAGGCCGGCATCAACGCCGCACGCACCTACCTGCCAGCCAATCTGCCCGGCAACCCGACCTATCGCAAGGTTAACCCGGCCGATGCGCCGATCATGATCCTCGGCCTCACCTCGGATAAGTACGACACGGGCAAGCTCTACGACGAGGCTTCAACCGTCATCCAGCAGAAGATCTCGCAGATCCAGGGAGTCGGCCAGGTCAATCCCGGTGGCGGTGCCCTGCCCTCGGTCCGCGTCGAGGTGAACCCGACCAAGCTCGCCAGCTTTGGCTTGGCGATGTCGAACCTCCAATCCGTCCTCAGCCTCCAGAACTCCGACCTCGCGCGGGGCCAGATCACGGACGGCAACACTACGGCGGATATCGTCGCCAATGGCCAGATCTCCCACGCCGTGGACTACAAACCGCTCATCGTCGGCTATAACAACGGTGCAGCCGTCCGCCTTGAAGACGTAGCCGATGTGATCGACTCCACGCAGAACATCCGCACCGCAGGCTATCTGAACGGCAAACGCGCCGTGACGCTCATCGTCTTCCGCCAGCCCGGCGCAAACATCATCCAGACCATCGACAGGATCCGAGCCCAGCTTCCCTCGATTGAAGCCTCCATTCCTAAAGGCATCACGACGACCATCGTGCTTGACCGCACCACCACCATCCGCGCGTCGGTCAACGACGTCGAGCGCACGCTCATCATCTCGATCCTGCTGGTCATCCTGGTGGTCTTCATCTTCCTGCGGAACGGTCGCGCTACGCTGATTCCCGCCGTCGCCGTACCCGTCTCGCTCATCGGCACCTTCGCCGTGATGTACATGTTCGGCTTCTCGCTCGATAACCTCTCCCTGATGGCGCTCACCATCTCGACTGGCTTCGTAGTCGACGATGCGATCGTCGTGATGGAGAACATCGCCCGCCATCTTGAAGACGGTATGGAGCCCTTTGCTGCGGCTCTCCTCGGCGCGAAGGAGATCGGCTTCACCGTCATCTCCATCAGCATCTCGCTGATTGCCGTCTTCATCCCGCTGCTCCTTATGGGCGGCATCGTCGGACGCCTCTTCCGCGAGTTCGCCATCACGCTCTCGACCGCCATCCTCGTCTCCATGGTCATCTCGCTCACGACGACCCCGATGATGTGCGCCTACCTCCTCAAGAGTGAGCATGGCAAAGAGCACGGCCGCTTCTACAAGGTCACCGAGCGCTTCTTCGACTGGATTCTTTCGGTCTACCGGCGCAGTCTTCACTGGGTTCTTGAGAACCCCGGCCTCACCCTGACCGTCCTTGCGCTCACCATCGCCCTCAACGTCGTCATCATCGTCAAGATTCCTAAGGGCTTCTTCCCGCAGCAGGATACGGGCGCGCTCGGCGGCGGTCTCCAGGGCCCGCAGGATTCCTCCTTCCCAGCCATGAACGACTCACTTCAGCGCATCGAAGCGGTCGTTGGGAAAGATCCCGCCGTCCAGAACGTCATCGGCTTTACCGGTGGCCAGGGTGCCTCAAACACCGGCAACCTCTTCGTCATCCTCAAGCCCCTCAACATCCGCAAGATCGGTGCAGCCGATGTCATCAACCGGATCCGGCCGCAACTGAACCGCCTGCCCGTAGCCTCCGCCTTCCTACAGGCCTCGCAGGATCTGCGTATCGGTGGTCGCGGCGGGAACGCGCTCTACCAATACACCATCCAGGCCGACAACGTCACCGACCTGCAGACCTGGGGGCCGAAGCTCCTTGCTGAGATGAAGCGTCTACCCGGCTTTCAGGACGTCAACTCCGACCAGCAGAACGGTGGCCTGGATGAGCTTGTCACCATCGACCGCGTCACCGCAGCGCGCCTTGGCCAGACCGCTCAATCGATCGATGCCGGACTTTACAGCGCCTTCGGTCAATCCCAGGTTTCGCTCATCTACACGCAGTTGAACCAGTACTATGTCGTCCTCGAAGTCGCTCCCCAATACTGGCAGACGCCCGATGGCCTCAAGAACATCTACTTCCACACCGCAAGCGCCAGCAGCACCACGGCCAGCGGCAACACCCCGCTCTTTACCATGTCCTCGGCAAAGGCCACCACCACGCCGCTCGCGCTCAACCACACCGGCCTCTTCCCCTCGGTGACCGTCTCGTTCAATCTCGCACCCGGCGTCTCGCTCAGCGACGCTACGCTCGAGATTGGCCAGATGCAACAGAAGCTCGGCACTCCCTCAAGCATTCGCGGCTTCTTCGCCGGAACCCTGCAGGCCTACCAGGCCTCACTGAGCAGCGAGCCCGTGCTCATCCTTACTGCTATCCTCGCCGTCTATATCGTTCTGGGAATCCTGTATGAGAGCCTGGTCCATCCGCTCACCATTCTCTCGACAATCCCTTCGGCCAGCGTCGGCGCCATGCTCGCCCTCCTCCTCTTCAAGGAGGACCTGAACGTCATCTCCATCATCGGCATCGTGCTGCTTATCGGCATCGTAAAGAAGAACGCCATCATGATGATCGACTTCGCCCTCCAGGCCGAGCGCGAGCAGGGGATGAACACCGAAGACGCCATCTTCGAGGCCTGCATGCTGCGCTTCCGGCCCATTTTGATGACCACGATGGCCGCCCTCTTCGGCGCGCTGCCCCTCGCCTTCGGTACCGGCACAGGCTCGGAGTTGCGCCGTCCCCTCGGCATCACCATCGTCGGCGGCCTCATCGTCAGCCAGCTTCTGACGCTCTACACCACGCCCGTCGTCTATCTCACGCTTGATCGTCTCCGCTTGCGCATCCAGGGCAAGACCCATGACGACTTTCACCCGGAACTGCACCCCGTCTCAGCCGACTAATGGACCTCTCGAACCCTATGACCAGCCTTCGCTCCAAAGCCGCCCTCACCGCCCTTGCGGCCCTGTTCGTTACAGGCTGCCGCGTCGGTCCCAAATACCACGTGCCACCGGCCATTGCGACTGCACCGCCTCCTGCTGTCTACAAGGAGTCTCCGACGCAGTTCGCGGAGCAGGATGGCTGGAAGGTCGCGCAGCCGCAGGACGCCATGCTCCACGGCAAGTGGTGGGAGATCTACGAAGAGCCCGAACTGAACACCCTCGAAGATCAGCTCAATATCAACAACCAGAACATCCGCGTCTCCTTCGAAAACTTCATGGCTGCGCGCACCCTCATTACGCAGGCACGCTCGCAACTCTACCCAAACGTCTCCATCGGTCCGACTTACGATCGGTCGCGCACCTCCTCGAATCTAACCAACTCCACCAACGCCAACACAGGTCGCCAGAGCAGCGTCGGCACACTGCCCGCAACCGTCTCGTGGGAGCCGGATCTCTGGGGTCGCATCCGCAACCAGATCCGCGTCGAGCAATACAACGCCCAGATCAGTGCTGCCGATCTTGAAAACGAGCGCCTCACCGAGCAGGCCGCCCTGGCCAATGCCTTCTTCGAACTACGCGGCCAGGACGCCCTGAGCCAGATCTATGCTGAGACGATCGCCGCCGACAAAGCGGCACTTACCTACACCCAGACGCAGTACGAACTCGGCATCGGCGACCGCATCTCCGTAGTCGAAGCTGAAAACACGCTCCAGAACGCAACCTCGACCGCCATCAATCTGGGAATTGCGCGCGCCCAGTACGAGCATGCCATCGCCATGCTCATCGGCACAGCAGCGTCCGGCTTCTCAGTACCCGTAAAGCCCATGCTGAAGACACCGCCCCCTATACCGGTTGGCATCCCTTCCCAACTTCTCGAGCGCCGCCCCGACATCGCCGCAACCGAACGGAATATGGCCTCCGCCAACGCACAGATTGGCGTCGCTGATGCTGCCTACTATCCCGCACTCACGCTCAGTGCAACCGGCGGCTTTGAAAGTTCCTCCTTCAAGCACCTCTTCGACATCGCCAGCCGCTTCTGGTCCATCGGACCCACCATCTCGGAGACGGTCTATGACGCCGGCCTGCGACGCGCGACCGTCAACCAGTATGTCTCTGTCTACAACGCCAATGTTGCTACCTACCGCCAGACCGTCCTCGCTGCGTTTCAGCAGGTGGAGGACAACCTGGCCTCCGTCCGCATCCTACAGCAGCAAATCATCCAGCAGGAGCTGGCGCAAAAGTCCGCTCAGGAGTTCGTCGACCTCGAACTTGCTCGCTTTCAGACCGGCATCGATCCGTACGTGGACGTAGTCACGGCGCAGACGACCCTGCTCGCCGACCGGCAGACCCTTGCCAGTCTGCACGTCCAGCAGGTCACCGCCTCGGTCAACCTGATCGAAGCACTCGGCGGCGGATGGGATGTGACGCAACTTGCGACTCCGGCGCAGGTCTCGAAAAAGCTGACCAAAGCTGAGACGCAGATCGACAAGTAGTCGCGCAGCAAAACATCCTCCAGGCCGCACCCCACGCTACTCTTCGAGAAAGCGAGCGTCTGCACGCGAGCGCAGCTGTCCGTTCGGTCTTCTGTGCATCACACGAACAAGGCTGTAAGCGATCTTCTATACTCGCCACACCAGAACGGCATCTGCCGAATCGGAGTAACCATGTATCGTCCCCTGGCCTATGCTGCTGTATTGCTCGCCCTCGCTGCCCCGGCCCATGCCCATGCCCAGACTGAAGAGATCACCGTCGACGCGCACGGTCCCACAACGCCCTTTCCGCACTTCTGGGAGAAGACCTTTGGCTCAGGCCGCGCCATCCTTTCGCTCCGGCAGGACTATCGCGACGATCTCGACACAGTTCATGCTGCCACGAACTTTGAGTCCGTCCGCTTCCACGGCATCTTCAACGATGAAGTAGGCCTCTACGATCCAGACCGCCAGGTGAAAAACCCCGGTCTCGCCGCCGAGGCCCTTCAGACGGATTCGATCTACAACTTCTCCTACATCGACCACATCTACGACGGCTTGCTGGCCCACCACGTTCGACCCTTTGTCGAACTCTCCTTCATGCCGCAGAAGATGTCGTCCGACCCCAAGGCCATTCATCCCTTCTGGTATCACCCCAACGTCGCTCCTCCAAAGGATTACGCTACGTGGGACGCCATGATCACGGCCTTCGCCAAACACCTTATCGATCGGTACGGCGCTGAAGAGGTCTCCACCTGGTACTTCGAAGTCTGGAATGAGCCGAACCTGGACTTCTGGGGCGGTCGCCCGAACCAGTCCACCTACTTCGAACTCTACGACCACACGGCTCGCGCCCTCAAGGCTGTCAATCCGAAGCTCATCGTCGGCGGCCCCTCCACCGCGCAGGCGGCCTGGGTTCCCGATTTTCTCGCGCATACCAAGCAGGGCAACATCCCTGTCGACTTCGTCAGCACTCACGTCTACGGCAACGACACCGCCGATAACGTCCTCAAAACGAACGAGAATGTTCCACGCGACCAGATGGTCTACCGCTCAGTCAAGAAGGTCCACGAGGAGATCCTGAAGTCCGCCTATCCGAAGATCCCGCTGATCTTCTCCGAGTACAACGCCAGCTATGCGAACGAGCCCAACGTCACGGACACCGTCTACATGGGACCATGGCTTGCGAACACCATTCGCCAGTGCGACGGCCTCATCCAGAGCATGAGCTACTGGTCGTTCTCCGACGTCTTCGAAGAACAGGGCGTCGTGCGCACACCGTTCTATGGCGGCTTCGGCGTCATCGCCGAGGACGACATCAAGAAGCCCGCCTTCAACGCTTTCTCGATGCTTCACCGTCTGGGCGACCAGCGCATCCATCTCGACGCTACCGACGCAATCGCCACCCGGGCAGCAAAGGGTGGAGTAGCTATCGCCCTCTGGAACTACGCCCCACCCTTCGGCGAAGGTGCGGCCTATACCCCACCCCCGACTACTCCCGGTACGTCCAAGACCATCTCACTCACCCTCAAAGGCGTTGCCGCCGGAGCGGCAGTCGAGATCTGGCAGCTTGATGCTGACCACGGCAACGTCGTGAAAACCTTCGACGCCATGGGCCGGCCAGCAGCGCCAAGCCGGAAACAGATCGTCGAACTTCAGGCCGCAGGCAAGCTCCCCGCACCGCGCATGGAACATCTCGCAGGAGGCAAGCTGAATCTGACGATACCCAGTCAGGGACTGGTCGTTCTGTCGGTCAAGTAGTCGCGGCCTTCCAAAAGAGCTGTAAAGCCCGCTTTTCATACCGTAGAACGAACAAGTGCCTTGTCGATAACGACTTACGGGTTGAAGATAGGCAAACAAAGTTGGCCGGTTAGTTTCGTTCCATCCGATATACTTGGAATTGAAGTAAATCAAGCCCCTGCCGCAAGCAGGGGCTTTTCTTATAGACACATCCTTAGCTTTTAGAATGAGTACTTTGCTTCTAACCTCAGTCGTTACAATACTTTACCTTGACCGTAAGACCTATGTACAAGCAAGCAAGGCACTTAAAGTCCACGACCAGAATGGAAATTACCCGCTACGTCAGAAGCCTCACCGTACGCCTGTCCTTTCGTTGATATCAAAAGCCGCTCGCAAGAGGTCGAAGCTTTCCTGCATCTCTATACCCAGGAGTCTTATGCCCGATACGCATTATGCACCTCCCCGTTCGATCGCTAAGGGCTTAATTATCGGACTCATCGCCGGCATGGCTGGGTCCGCTGCAAAGACCGTTGGCGAGCTGATCTATCAGCCCCGCACGCTAGGCCAGACGCCTCCACCGCTTGTGCTGGCGGACAAGATAGTGGGTCATCCAGTCGCTCACCCGACGGCAGTCATCCAGGCGATTCACTATGGCTTCGGAGGTCTGACGGGCGCGGTCTACGGCGCAGCGGCCGAGGTCTTCCCTATCGTCACGACCGGCTACGGCAGCGTCTTCGGCGTCGTGTTGCAACTCTTTACCCATGAAAGCCTCGTTCCTCTAGCCGGGCTCGACGTGCCGGCGACCCAGCAACCCGCACGCGAACACCTGAGCGAACTCTTCTCGCACATCCTCTTCGGCATCTGCACCGAGGCTGTTCGACGCATCCTGTGCAAGCGCTACGCCTAGAACTTCACCCGGCCAACACTGGCAGCTTTCCTGCACGAACCGCCGGTCGCTACCGGTAGAGTGAGACGATGCCAGAAACGATGGAACAGGTTGACGGAAAAAAGGTATTCGCCAAGATCGCCTGGCGGCTGATCCCCTACATCTTCATCCTCTACATCCTCGCGTACCTCGACCGCGTCAACGTAGGCTTCGCCGCGTTAGAGATGAAGCGCGATCTGAGCCTCAGCGACACCGTCTACGGCACCGGGGCGGGCATCTTCTTTCTCGGCTCTTCACTCTTCGATCTGCCCAGCAACCTGCTGCTCCAGAAGGTCGGGCCCCGCCGCTGGATCGCCCGCATCATGATCACCTGGGGCATCATTGCAACCTGCATGATGTTCGTCAAAGGCGCGCATTCGTTCTACGCGATGCGCTTCTTCCTGGGTGTCAGCGAGGCTGGATTCTTTCCCGGCATGATCCTCTACCTGACCTACTGGTTCCCCTCTCGCGAGCGCGCCCGAGCCGTGGCCACCTTCATGACCGCCACCGCGATAGCCGGTGTGGTCGGCGCCCCGATATCGAGTTCCCTGCTGAAGCTGGAAGGCACCATGCACCTGCATGGCTGGCAGTGGCTCTTCCTGGTAGAGGGCATACCGACCTTCCTCATGGGCATCTCCGTCCTCTTCATGCTGAAGGACCGGCCCGACGATGCGACATGGCTAACCGAACCCGAGAAGAAGTGGCTCGACGAGGAGTTGGAGCGGGACCAAAAGGCAGGCGGCGCCTCCGAACACCACTCTCTCAAGGACGCCTTCAAGAACAAGATGGTCTGGGTGCTGGCGGGCATCTTCTTTCTCGACCAGGTCGGCATCTACACGGTGAACCTTTGGATGCCGCTCATCCTGAACAGCTTTATGCATGGGACCGGAGCTGCAACGGGCAGCGCCATCTCGCCAGCCGATGCGAGCCATATCGCCAAGTTCGCGACGGTGCCCTATGCCGCTGCGGCGATCTTCATGGTGCTGATCGGATGGACGAGCGACCGGTCAGGCGAGCGGCGCTGGCATATTGCAGGCTGTCTGCTGCTGAGCGCACTTGGATTTGGATGGGCCGGAGCCGCGCATAGCCTGTCGGCTGCGCTGATTGCGATGACCCTGGCAGCGGTCGGTTACTGGAGCATCATGGGGCCGTTCTGGGCGTTGCCGACAAGAATTCTTAGTGGTCCTGCAGCGGCTGGCGGCGTCGCAATCATTACGATGGTCGGCGGAGTTGGTGGATTTCTCGGACCGTATCTGACCGGGCGCCTCAAAGACCTGACGCACGGCTACAGCGGCGGGCTATACACCATAGCCGGACTGGCGGTGCTTGGAGCGGCTCTGTGCGCCGCGCTTGCGAAGCCAAAGGAGGATGCGGCTTAGGCCTGCATCACCTGGGCGGCAAAACGCTCCATCTCCTCGTGCTGCGGACTTGATTGGAGCAGGACGAGGTCGACACCGACAGCGGCAAACTCTTCCAGACCTTCGGTGATCTGCTCCGGCGTGCCGATGAAGCCGCTGCGGAGACCGCGGTTCGAGACGGAGTAGTCCTTCAGGGAGATCGTCTGTTCGAGATTGGAGCCGGTGATCCACTGCTGATAATTGGCATAGCCGCGCGCCGATTGCTGGACGTCCGTAATGCGCTCGACCTCCTTCAACGCTTCAGCCTCGGTATCGCGCAGGACTGCGTAGCCGGAGACGCCGAAGGTCATTGGCGGCAGGTTGGCTGCTTCGCGACGGGCTCGCATGTCAGCGATCTTCTTGCCGACAATCTCCGGCGGGTCGCCGTGCATCAGGTACGCGTCACACTTGGTAGCGATCAGGTTTTTGGCTGTCTCGGATTCGCCACCCGCGTAGAGCGTGGGACGGGGTCGAGCTACAGGCTTGGGCGAGAGGACATTATCTTCGACCGTGTAGAAGGAGCCAGCGTGGGTGAAGTGCTGCTGCGACCAGCAACCGTTCACGACGTCCAGCCACTCGGAGGTGCGGGCGTAGCGGTTGTCGTGCTCATCGAAGTGGACGCCATACTTGCGCGCCTCATCGGCCCACCAACTGGAGACGACGTTGAGGGTGAGGCGACCGTTGGCGATGTTGTCGATGTTGGCAGCGGTCTTGGCAAGTAGCGCGGGATTATGGAAGGTGGGGCGAACGGCGACCATCAACTCGAGGCGCTCGGTGACTGCGGCCAGTGCGGCGGCTGTTGACCACGCATCGAGCGAGGGTGCTTCGACTCCCTTGATGTCGTTGAGATTGAGTTCGGCGATGAGGGTGAGGTCGTAGCCTAGCTGCTCGGCACGCTGGGTGAGGCGCTTGGTGTAGTCCCAATCCGGCTGCATCTGCTCGTCGTCTACATTACGCAGCCAGCCGCCGAAGACGGGAAGCCAGAATCCGTAGCGCATCAGGCAGTTACCTCGGCCAAACGTGTCTCGTTGACGGATGCGGCCTCTGCTTCGAGCCAGTCGACGAGCCTGGCGAAGGGATCGAAACCGATGACGCGCGGGCCGTCGGCGACAAAGTTCGAGAGCGCGTTGGTGTCGTAGTAGTAGCGTTGACCTGCTTCTCCCTCTTCGTGCCGTGAGTCGGTAAGGTATTCGACGCCGCCGATGTCGATGCCGGAGTGGTGCATGATGCGCTCCACGTCGGCGATGACTTCTGCAGGTGGATCGTAGGCCTCGACGGTGATGCCGGACTTTGGAGCGTCGATGGCACAGGCAGCGCGATCGAGCAAGACGCCGTCAGTGGTGCGGCAGATGTCTGCTGGGCAGAGATCAAATGTCTCGCCAGTGATGTGGACCTTGATGGCGTAGAGGAACTTGCCATTGAGGACCTCGACGCGAACGATGTGCGCGTCCTGCGCCGGGATGAACTCCTGCACGAGGGCGATGGAGTCGAGACCAAAGGCGAGCGTGTTCGCGGCCGCTGCGGCTTCGAGGGATTCGAGTGTGTCGAAGCGGGTGACACCTGCGCCACTGCCACCGATGTTCGGTTTGACGACTATGGGCCAGCGGAGACCCTCGGTTGCCGATGCTGCCTGCGATGGACGGTGGATGACGCGTGACTTGGGGTATGGCAGGTCGAGCTGTTCGAGGAGGGTGAGTTGACCCGCTTTGGAGAGTTCGGACCGGAAGGCATGCAGGCCGTTGATGACGCGAACGCCGCGCGCTTCGAGATGCTCAAGGAAGCCT
Coding sequences:
- a CDS encoding efflux transporter outer membrane subunit, coding for MTSLRSKAALTALAALFVTGCRVGPKYHVPPAIATAPPPAVYKESPTQFAEQDGWKVAQPQDAMLHGKWWEIYEEPELNTLEDQLNINNQNIRVSFENFMAARTLITQARSQLYPNVSIGPTYDRSRTSSNLTNSTNANTGRQSSVGTLPATVSWEPDLWGRIRNQIRVEQYNAQISAADLENERLTEQAALANAFFELRGQDALSQIYAETIAADKAALTYTQTQYELGIGDRISVVEAENTLQNATSTAINLGIARAQYEHAIAMLIGTAASGFSVPVKPMLKTPPPIPVGIPSQLLERRPDIAATERNMASANAQIGVADAAYYPALTLSATGGFESSSFKHLFDIASRFWSIGPTISETVYDAGLRRATVNQYVSVYNANVATYRQTVLAAFQQVEDNLASVRILQQQIIQQELAQKSAQEFVDLELARFQTGIDPYVDVVTAQTTLLADRQTLASLHVQQVTASVNLIEALGGGWDVTQLATPAQVSKKLTKAETQIDK
- a CDS encoding efflux RND transporter permease subunit, which gives rise to MSPSRPFILRPVATSLLMAAIMLVGIVGYFQLPVSALPQVDYPTIQIVTFYPGASPDVMATTVTAPLERQFGELQGLSQMTSSSSGGNSVIVLQFNLSLNIDVAEEEVQSAINAAQSFLPANLPAPPIYSKTNPADAPVLTLAITSNVIPLSQVEDLVDTRLAPKISQLSGVGLVSISGGQKPAVRIQANPAALSSYGINMEDLRTAVTNSSVNAAKGNFDGPRQDYQIDANDQLVTSKDYRQVVVAYRNGAPIMLTDVANILDDVENSSQAAWMNQTPAIILNVQRQPGGNTISVVKSIKKLLPQLEANLPKGIQVTTLTDLTTPIQASVSDVEFELMLTIGLVVMVIFLFLRNLYATIIPSVAVPLSLVGTFAAMYALGYSLDNLSLMALTISTGFVVDDAIVMVENISRYLEEGYPPMEAALKGAEQIGFTILSLTVSLIAVLIPLLFMGDVVGRLFREFAVTLAVTIIVSAVVSLTLTPMMASRILKHDPKAQEGRFYKASERVFESAIAFYGRTLKVVLRFQTITLLVALATLGLTIFLYIIIPKGFFPVQDTGVIQGISQASQTIGSKAMAQKQQELARIILQDPAVESLSSFIGADGTNTTINSGRMAINLKPLEQRDLNASDVIRRLQTKLVNVQDIQLFMQPVQNITVDDRISRTQYQYTLEDPDQAELNLWTDRFVEKLKKLPGLEDVATDQQNGGLAVSLVIDRATASRLGIAPTTIDNTLYDAFGQRQVNTMYTQLNQYHVILEAEPQFQLDPEKLSHIYIQSNAAAGTSGAAASSSSGRGSTSAGSNALAGAAVYTPSSNVFNPPANALLSSANSTARGSTSAGTSASNISSRVPLSAFSHFETTTEPLTITHQGQFPAITVSFNLAPGGSLGAAIDSITKVQKDMNMPASIQADFEGTAASFRNSLSNEPLLILAALVTVYIVLGVLYESFIHPITILSTLPSAGVGAFLSLIIFHQDLSVVAIIGIVLLIGIVKKNGIMMVDFALEAERNHGKTSTEAIYEACLLRFRPIMMTTMAALLGGLPLAFGSGIGSELRRPLGISMVGGLLLSQVLTLYTTPVIYIFFDNLAQRFSGKPSHPKTGNEPVNAPADSSTAGPAHA
- a CDS encoding efflux RND transporter permease subunit — protein: MSISTPFIHRPVATTLLTVAIAIAGGIAFQVLPVSPLPQVDFPTISVNASLPGASAEIMASSVATPLERQFGHIAGVTEMTSASSLGTTSVTIQFDLSRNIDGAARDVEAGINAARTYLPANLPGNPTYRKVNPADAPIMILGLTSDKYDTGKLYDEASTVIQQKISQIQGVGQVNPGGGALPSVRVEVNPTKLASFGLAMSNLQSVLSLQNSDLARGQITDGNTTADIVANGQISHAVDYKPLIVGYNNGAAVRLEDVADVIDSTQNIRTAGYLNGKRAVTLIVFRQPGANIIQTIDRIRAQLPSIEASIPKGITTTIVLDRTTTIRASVNDVERTLIISILLVILVVFIFLRNGRATLIPAVAVPVSLIGTFAVMYMFGFSLDNLSLMALTISTGFVVDDAIVVMENIARHLEDGMEPFAAALLGAKEIGFTVISISISLIAVFIPLLLMGGIVGRLFREFAITLSTAILVSMVISLTTTPMMCAYLLKSEHGKEHGRFYKVTERFFDWILSVYRRSLHWVLENPGLTLTVLALTIALNVVIIVKIPKGFFPQQDTGALGGGLQGPQDSSFPAMNDSLQRIEAVVGKDPAVQNVIGFTGGQGASNTGNLFVILKPLNIRKIGAADVINRIRPQLNRLPVASAFLQASQDLRIGGRGGNALYQYTIQADNVTDLQTWGPKLLAEMKRLPGFQDVNSDQQNGGLDELVTIDRVTAARLGQTAQSIDAGLYSAFGQSQVSLIYTQLNQYYVVLEVAPQYWQTPDGLKNIYFHTASASSTTASGNTPLFTMSSAKATTTPLALNHTGLFPSVTVSFNLAPGVSLSDATLEIGQMQQKLGTPSSIRGFFAGTLQAYQASLSSEPVLILTAILAVYIVLGILYESLVHPLTILSTIPSASVGAMLALLLFKEDLNVISIIGIVLLIGIVKKNAIMMIDFALQAEREQGMNTEDAIFEACMLRFRPILMTTMAALFGALPLAFGTGTGSELRRPLGITIVGGLIVSQLLTLYTTPVVYLTLDRLRLRIQGKTHDDFHPELHPVSAD